From the Arvicola amphibius chromosome 2, mArvAmp1.2, whole genome shotgun sequence genome, one window contains:
- the Cct8l2 gene encoding LOW QUALITY PROTEIN: T-complex protein 1 subunit theta-like 2 (The sequence of the model RefSeq protein was modified relative to this genomic sequence to represent the inferred CDS: inserted 3 bases in 3 codons; deleted 7 bases in 7 codons; substituted 2 bases at 2 genomic stop codons) translates to MDLGGEVEDIPAENYDRKGNLETLPASALQCPKTIVLVDPLELQLQAAVSHPMPAVGSREPKSASNPWRSPPPSQAKPSQVSSTLQLPQRLAPSLEKKTGSLGEDQSCLLRATAAAQTLASIVRPCYGPYGRQKFLVTAKGETVCTGHAAAILRALELEHPAAQFVREVAQIQAENTGDGTTFVVLLTEALLEQAQYLLWXGLARNQLRESLATATAEVLTALPSLAIRSLGPLEDPSWALYSVMNTHTLSDTEYLTKLVAXVCWVSREPNGTFRPDHIGVCMLEGGTLVDSRILPGLAICGKPCGQTTEVLTDARVALFICSFGPTYPYSLATPRLSNSEELLRFQKETEQVEKEIAQLAAMDINVAVVXGEVNEKTVVQANNCGIMVIQAKSRKDMVYLSETMGTPLLTRLLPPLEPGKCQKVYTKELQGSVAVVFEWEHETTPSLTLVLRGPTIQGLRGAEQAVYCGIDAFSQLCQDPRVLPGAGATEMALAKTLSDKGSRLAGPNGLAFLAFAHALSSLPKTLAEKCRLSLPNVXWQKXSGIHQAGNFLTGVGTDGIINVAQEGIWDILRTKAQGLQAVSELVQQLVTVDDIIVAKKTPVPQQMTRPTSQAKQSSPMKEKFFGKIHIATC, encoded by the exons ATGGATTTGGGTGGTGAGGTAGAAGACATCCCAGCAGAGAACTATGATCGGAAAGGTAACCTGGAAACACTGCCTGCAAGTGCCCTTCA GTGCCCTAAGACCATAGTATTAGTGGATCctttggagctgcagttacaggcagctgtTAGCCACCCGATGCCAGCTGTGGGTTCCCGAgaaccaaagtcag CATCTAACCCATGGCGGTCTCCCCCACCATCGCAGGCCAAGCCAAGCCAAGTCTCATCAACCCTCCAACTGCCTCAGAGGCTGGCGCCAAGCCTGGAGAAAAAAACCGGGTCTCTAGGAGAGGACCAGTCATGCCTACTGAGGGCC ACGGCTGCAGCTCAGACCCTAGCCAGTATCGTCCGGCCTTGTTATGGCCCCTATGGTCGGCAGAAGTTTCTGGTGACTGCTAAGGGAGAAACAGTTTGTACGGGTCATGCCGCCGCCATTCTTAGAGCGCTGGAGCTGGAGCACCCAGCTGCCCAGTTTGTCCGAGAAGTAGCCCAAATACAGGCAGAGAACACTGGGGATGGCACAACCTTTGTAGTTCTCCTTACCGAAGCCTTACTGGAGCAGGCCCAGTACCTTCTGT CTGGCTTAGCTCGTAACCAGCTCCGGGAGAGCTTGGCCACGGCCACAGCAGAAGTCCTGACAGCGCTGCCG TCCCTGGCCATTCGCTCTCTAGGGCCTTTGGAAGACCCATCATGGGCCCTCTATTCTGTGATGAACACC CACACCCTGTCCGACACAGAGTATTTAACCAAGCTTGTGG CTGTGTGTTGGGTTAGCAGGGAGCCAAATGGCACCTTCAGGCCTGACCATATTGGCGTGTGCATGCTGGAGGGGGGGACGCTGGTGGACTCCCGCATT CTCCCAGGGTTAGCAATATGTGGGAAACCCTGTGGACAAACGACCGAGGTGCTAACTGATGCCAGGGTGGCCCTGTTCATTTGCTCCTTCGGTCCTACATATCCTTATTCACTGGCCACGCCCCGTCTCTCCAACTCTGAAGAACTATTAAGATTTCAGAAAGAAACCGAACAAGTGGAAAAGGAAATAGCCCAGTTGGCCGCTATGGACATTAATGTGGCAGTGG TGGGGGAAGTTAATGAGAAGACGGTGGTTCAGGCTAACAACTGTGGCATCATGGTGATTCAGGCCAAGTCACGAAAGGATATGGTCTACCTGAGTGAGACAATGGGCACTCCTCTGCTGACTCGGCTGCTTCCTCCCCTGGAGCCAGGAAAGTGCCAAAAGGTTTACACGAAGGAGCTGCAAGGC AGTGTGGCGGTGGTGTTTGAGTGGGAACATGAGACTACACCTTCTCTCACTTTAGTCCTCAGGGGGCCCACCATCCAGGGACTTCGGGGTGCAGAGCAGGCTGTCTACTGTGGCATTGATGCATTTTCACAGTTGTGTCAG GATCCCAGAGTGCTACCAGGAGCTGGGGCCACAGAAATGGCTCTGGCAAAAACGTTGTCGGACAAAGGAAGCCGACTGGCAGGCCCCAATGGCCTGGCCTTTCTAGCATTTGCCCATGCCCTGAGCTCTCTGCCTAAAACCTTGGCAGAGAAATGCAGGCTTAGCCTGCCCAATGTGTGATGGCAGAAATGAAGTGGAATTCACCAAGCT GGGAACTTCCTCACTGGAGTGGGAACAGACGGGATAATAAATGTGGCCCAGGAAGGGATATGGGACATACTGAGGACCAAAGCCCAAGGACTGCAAGCTGTCTCTGAGCTGGTGCAGCAGCTGGTGACGGTCGATGACATCATAGTGGCCAAGAAGACTCCTGTCCCCCAGCAGATGACAAGACCCACCTCGCAGGCAAAGCAGTCCTCAcccatgaaagaaaaattttttggCAAAATACATATAGCAACATGCTAA